In Candidatus Omnitrophota bacterium, the genomic window TCACCGGCATCTCGCGAGATATGAATCACTCCTGAATGGGTCCGTCAAGGAGATCGCGCTTCCGGACCGGATGCAGGATATCATCAGCGCGCTGTACTGGTTTCGCGCCCAACTGATCCAAGCTCCGCAAACACTTATGGTCGACATCTATAGCGATGAAAAGATGTTCCAAACATCCGTGACGGTCCAATCCCCAGCCCGTTTAGAACTGTTGAAGCGCGGAACGTTTTCTTGCTTTATGGTGGAGCCGAAAGCGTCGTTTAAAGGTTTGCTCGTCAAGCGAGCCCGCCTGTGGGCGCATGTGACCGCTGATCGCTACCGCTTGCCGCTGCTGGTGAAGGCGACCACTCCGTGGGGGCCGATGAGCGCGGTGCTCGATGAGACGTCAATTCCTACTGACGTTCAACGGATACGCTAGGGTCATTTACTGATGATATTAATGTCTTATAAGATATATTCTGTTAAATAGAGGACACAGATCAACGGGTTCGCTTGAGATGCGATTCAAAAAATATGACCAGGCGTTTCACGTAGGCTGCGGGATCCATCGTGTAGCCCTCTAAATGGCCTGCGTGAGGAATGACCCAGAGCTCTTTCGGGTTTGAGGATTGTTCAAAGAGCCGCGTGGCCTCCTCCGGCGGCATCCTGGGGTCTGCGCCGCCCTGGATCAGCAAGAGTGGTCGCGGGCCAAGCTGTGCTGCACTGGCTTCTGGAGAGAGCTGCTGCGGCCAGAGGCCAAAGCGCATCCGGTAGGTGGCGGCGATCATCCAGTCAAATGGCACTCTAGGCAGCCAGGGATACATCAAGTGGACATGGCGGCTGATGGAGGAATTCAGATTCGTGTAGGGACTGTCGACAGCGATCGCCCCAAGCCGTTCATCCTGAGCGGCCACCATAAGGGCGACGGAGCCGCCCATGGAAATGCCGTAGATCCCATAGGGGGCTGCCGGAATCTCGCCGCGCTGTCCAAGAGCGGCCAGCGCTCCTTCCACATCCCGCTGCTCGGTCAATCCGAATGAGGTCGTCCGGCCTCGGCTTCCGCCATGGCCGCGGAAATCAAAGAGGAAGAGATTGAAGCCGGCGCGATGCAAGCCCGCGGCGATCTCGAGCAGGTCGGATCGGTTTGAGCCGAGCCCATGACAGAGAATGATCCACGGTTGAGCAGGCTGGCCGGGAATGTTCCAGCCTTCAAGCTCTAGGCGGTCGGTTGCGGGAAACCGGATCGTTTCAGCGGCCATGCCGAAGGACTCAGGGGTCATGGTCAACGGCAGCCGCGGCATGAGGGTATTCCGGAGAAACAGGATGGCGCATGCCACCCACGTCCAAAAGATGGCCAAGAAGGCGACTTCGAGGACAATCACGAGCGGGGGATTCCGGTTAATCGGTTATTTGACTTGGCTGCCGGCCGCGATCGGCCGCTCAGGAGCGACCAGAATAATCGAAGCGCTATCCGAGGCCGCCAACACCATCCCTTGGCTTTCGACACCGCGCAGCATCGCCGGTTTCAAATTCGCCACGACGACGACGTGCTTGCCGATGAGATCCGCTGCCTGATAGGAGCCTCGAATGCCGGCGATGAGCTGCCGCGGGGTGGGTTCGCCGATGTCAACCGAGAGGATTAGCAGCCGGTCGGCGTTCGGATGGTCCTGCGCTGATGTGACGATTCCGACGCGAAGCTGGAGCTTCTTAAAGTCGTCAATAGACAGCAGGCCGACAGGCGTTGCCGGCTGAGGTTGAGCTGGCGTTGGGCTCTTCCCTGCTTCATCCATGAGGGGGATCCTGGGGTGGCACCATGGTAATCGCGTCCCACGGGCAAATCTTCTCGCACAGGAAGCAGCCGATGCACTTCGGTTGATCGATGATGCACGTGGCGTTCACCCCTGCATGCTCCGGGCCAGGCTGTTTACTGATGCAATCGACCGGGCAGACGGCGATGCACACTTCGCAGCCGGTGCAGCTATCCGGATTGATGAGGGCTTTGGGGCGGCCTTTCCTCGGGGCGGCGGTGGTCGCCGCCATTACGCCCGACTCTGCTTCAAGCGCTCAGCCACCAGCTGGCTGACCAGCTTCCCGTCGGCTGTGCCAACCGCTTTGCTCATGACCGCTTTCATGATCTGTCCCTGATTGAGCCCTGCGGTGTTGATCGCCTCATCAATCAGCGTGCGGATGTCTTCGACAGATAACGGTGTCGGCAAGTACGCCTGCACGATGGCCAGCTCAGCCGTCGCTTGGGCCAGCACGTCTTGCCGGTTCGACTTCTTCGCCGATTCGATGGTTTCATGGCGCTGTTTCGCTTGCTGTGCCAAGACCTGCAGGACTTCCGAAT contains:
- a CDS encoding GatB/YqeY domain-containing protein, whose product is MATLSERLDTDYKTAMKAGDRTRIDTLRLLKAGMQKAAIEKRKPTLEDSEVLQVLAQQAKQRHETIESAKKSNRQDVLAQATAELAIVQAYLPTPLSVEDIRTLIDEAINTAGLNQGQIMKAVMSKAVGTADGKLVSQLVAERLKQSRA
- the metG gene encoding methionine--tRNA ligase subunit beta, translated to MDEAGKSPTPAQPQPATPVGLLSIDDFKKLQLRVGIVTSAQDHPNADRLLILSVDIGEPTPRQLIAGIRGSYQAADLIGKHVVVVANLKPAMLRGVESQGMVLAASDSASIILVAPERPIAAGSQVK
- a CDS encoding 4Fe-4S binding protein, which produces MAATTAAPRKGRPKALINPDSCTGCEVCIAVCPVDCISKQPGPEHAGVNATCIIDQPKCIGCFLCEKICPWDAITMVPPQDPPHG
- a CDS encoding DUF3108 domain-containing protein translates to MFLFVLLLGREEGRADSLPPERPAVGERLAFHGYWLAIPVGYGWIEVASMVDLDGRKAYHIHAEGHTNEVLSVIYPIHDTIDSYLDAETLQPLRFVKHQREGHYRADEVVTFDHHRHLARYESLLNGSVKEIALPDRMQDIISALYWFRAQLIQAPQTLMVDIYSDEKMFQTSVTVQSPARLELLKRGTFSCFMVEPKASFKGLLVKRARLWAHVTADRYRLPLLVKATTPWGPMSAVLDETSIPTDVQRIR
- a CDS encoding alpha/beta hydrolase yields the protein MIVLEVAFLAIFWTWVACAILFLRNTLMPRLPLTMTPESFGMAAETIRFPATDRLELEGWNIPGQPAQPWIILCHGLGSNRSDLLEIAAGLHRAGFNLFLFDFRGHGGSRGRTTSFGLTEQRDVEGALAALGQRGEIPAAPYGIYGISMGGSVALMVAAQDERLGAIAVDSPYTNLNSSISRHVHLMYPWLPRVPFDWMIAATYRMRFGLWPQQLSPEASAAQLGPRPLLLIQGGADPRMPPEEATRLFEQSSNPKELWVIPHAGHLEGYTMDPAAYVKRLVIFFESHLKRTR